One window of Desulfarculus baarsii DSM 2075 genomic DNA carries:
- a CDS encoding DegT/DnrJ/EryC1/StrS family aminotransferase: MLLNDLTAKANKYQSLISAAMQRVLASGWFVLGPEVARFEQDFAAYLGLDHCAGLANGTDAIELALKAMGVGPGDAVATVANAGMYTTTAVLASGAEPYFMDVDQKSMAATLEQVRLAVEHGVKVVVVTHLYGLIIPQIASIADFCAQHGVPLLEDCAQIHGARLDGKAAGSFGDAACFSFYPTKNLGALGDGGVVATNNADLAARVKLLRQYGWTSKYRAEVPGARNSRLDELQAAILSALLPELDAANARRREVAARLSRGIAHPEVVTPPEGGPEYVAHLYVVRCPRREALRQHLRANGIASEVHYPIADHRQPLFGERFAHVRLATTERLVDEILTLPCYPEMSDAQADQVIAVVNNWSI, encoded by the coding sequence ATGCTGCTGAACGATCTCACCGCTAAAGCAAACAAATACCAGTCATTGATCAGCGCGGCCATGCAGCGCGTGCTGGCCAGCGGCTGGTTTGTTCTGGGCCCGGAAGTGGCCCGCTTCGAGCAGGACTTCGCCGCCTATCTGGGCCTAGACCACTGCGCGGGTCTGGCCAACGGCACCGACGCCATTGAACTGGCCCTCAAGGCCATGGGTGTTGGCCCCGGCGACGCGGTGGCCACCGTGGCCAACGCGGGCATGTACACCACCACCGCCGTACTGGCCAGCGGGGCCGAGCCCTATTTCATGGACGTGGACCAAAAGAGCATGGCCGCGACGCTGGAACAGGTCCGGCTCGCCGTGGAGCACGGGGTCAAGGTCGTGGTGGTGACCCACCTCTACGGTCTGATCATCCCCCAGATAGCCTCCATCGCCGACTTCTGCGCCCAGCACGGCGTGCCGCTGCTGGAAGACTGCGCCCAGATCCACGGCGCGCGGCTGGACGGCAAGGCCGCCGGCAGCTTTGGCGACGCGGCCTGCTTCAGCTTTTACCCCACCAAAAATCTGGGCGCCCTGGGCGACGGCGGCGTGGTTGCCACCAACAACGCCGACTTGGCCGCCAGGGTGAAGCTGCTGCGCCAATACGGTTGGACGAGCAAATACCGGGCCGAAGTTCCCGGCGCGCGCAACAGCCGCCTCGATGAATTGCAAGCGGCCATTCTGTCGGCGCTGCTGCCCGAGCTGGACGCGGCCAACGCCAGGAGGCGCGAAGTCGCCGCCCGCCTGAGCCGGGGCATCGCCCACCCGGAGGTGGTCACGCCGCCCGAGGGTGGCCCCGAGTACGTGGCCCATCTCTATGTCGTGCGCTGCCCGCGCCGTGAAGCTCTGCGCCAGCATCTGCGCGCCAATGGCATCGCCTCGGAAGTGCACTATCCCATCGCCGACCACCGTCAGCCCCTGTTCGGCGAGCGCTTCGCCCATGTGCGGCTGGCAACCACCGAACGCCTGGTCGACGAAATCCTGACGCTGCCTTGCTACCCGGAGATGAGCGACGCCCAAGCCGATCAGGTTATCGCGGTGGTGAATAATTGGTCAATATAA
- the fmt gene encoding methionyl-tRNA formyltransferase → MTEKSLRLVFMGTPAMAAPSLEAVVAAGHRVELVITQPDRAQGRGRKLTRGAVAAAAEALGLVVAQPATMAELISLTAQARPELVVALAYGRLLPPAVLQIPPLGALNVHFSLLPALRGAAPIQRAVLAGLEQSGASVMFIDEGLDTGDIVLQEPTPIEAQDTAGSLAERLARQGAALLVRAMAQIAAGQAKRRPQDHALASHAPRLTKDEGLIDWARPARQLDCHVRGMDPWPGAFCPTPAGPLRLFGPTLVLPDNQAAPPGLILAPPAAAPNMLTVACGQGALAVGHAQAPGKRRLPAAEFLRGARLAPGQFLCGP, encoded by the coding sequence GTGACGGAAAAAAGCCTGCGCCTGGTTTTCATGGGCACGCCGGCCATGGCCGCGCCCTCGCTGGAGGCCGTGGTGGCCGCCGGCCACCGCGTGGAGCTGGTGATCACCCAGCCCGACCGGGCCCAGGGCCGCGGCCGCAAGCTGACGCGCGGGGCCGTGGCCGCCGCGGCCGAGGCCTTGGGGCTCGTCGTGGCCCAACCCGCGACCATGGCCGAACTGATCAGCCTCACCGCCCAGGCCCGGCCCGAGCTGGTGGTGGCCCTGGCCTATGGCCGGCTGTTGCCGCCGGCGGTGTTGCAAATACCGCCCCTGGGCGCGCTCAACGTGCATTTTTCGCTGCTGCCGGCCCTGCGCGGGGCCGCGCCGATCCAGCGCGCGGTGCTGGCCGGCCTGGAGCAAAGCGGCGCCAGCGTCATGTTCATCGACGAAGGTCTGGACACCGGCGACATCGTTTTGCAGGAGCCCACGCCCATCGAAGCCCAGGACACCGCCGGCAGCCTGGCCGAGAGGCTCGCGCGTCAGGGCGCGGCGTTGCTGGTGCGGGCCATGGCCCAGATCGCCGCCGGCCAGGCCAAGCGCCGCCCGCAAGATCACGCCCTGGCCAGCCACGCCCCCCGCCTGACCAAGGACGAAGGCCTCATCGACTGGGCCCGCCCGGCCCGCCAACTCGATTGCCACGTGCGGGGCATGGACCCCTGGCCCGGCGCTTTCTGCCCCACGCCGGCCGGGCCGCTGCGCCTGTTCGGCCCGACGCTGGTCTTGCCCGACAACCAGGCCGCCCCGCCGGGCCTGATCCTGGCCCCGCCGGCCGCCGCCCCCAACATGTTGACCGTCGCCTGTGGCCAAGGGGCCCTGGCCGTGGGCCACGCCCAGGCCCCGGGCAAGCGCCGCCTGCCCGCCGCCGAGTTTCTGCGCGGCGCGCGCCTGGCCCCGGGCCAATTCTTGTGCGGCCCATGA
- a CDS encoding motility protein A, with amino-acid sequence MSRKNYLIMAAVAVALLVAFWASGSLLMFFNPLGLLLVLGGTLSAAWVAFPRTTLLGLWEQMSGLRQAKVLSARQLVELFYQLGRLRRFRGVRHMEELAEGNDNQFLRMAVAMVADERPAADIAQRLEQEMDFFLARRESQRAVLSFMGRLAPAFGLAGTMIGLIRMLHTLSDPTAVASGMSVALLTTFYGLMIANLVVLPLERKLKEHNRAEAVEMALITEGAVALAQETNASAVAARLASFRYAEEAQAAGPRLNIKGALESLRAVAAGLRKVSDER; translated from the coding sequence ATGAGCCGCAAAAATTACCTCATCATGGCCGCCGTGGCCGTGGCCCTGCTCGTCGCCTTCTGGGCCAGCGGCAGCCTGCTGATGTTCTTCAATCCCCTGGGGTTGCTCTTGGTGCTGGGCGGCACGCTGTCGGCGGCCTGGGTCGCCTTTCCGCGAACCACCCTGCTGGGCCTGTGGGAACAGATGTCGGGCCTGCGCCAGGCCAAGGTGCTTAGCGCGCGGCAACTGGTCGAACTCTTTTATCAATTGGGACGCCTGCGCCGTTTTCGCGGCGTGCGCCACATGGAGGAGCTGGCCGAAGGCAACGACAACCAGTTCCTGCGCATGGCCGTGGCCATGGTCGCCGACGAACGGCCCGCCGCCGATATCGCCCAGCGCCTCGAACAAGAAATGGACTTTTTCCTGGCCCGCCGCGAATCTCAACGGGCGGTGCTTTCGTTCATGGGCCGCCTGGCCCCGGCCTTTGGCCTGGCCGGCACGATGATCGGCCTGATCCGCATGCTGCATACCCTCAGCGACCCCACCGCCGTGGCCTCGGGCATGAGCGTGGCCCTGCTGACGACCTTCTACGGCCTGATGATCGCCAACCTGGTCGTGCTGCCCTTGGAGCGCAAGCTCAAGGAACACAACCGCGCCGAGGCCGTCGAGATGGCCCTGATCACCGAAGGCGCCGTGGCCCTGGCCCAAGAAACCAACGCCTCGGCCGTGGCCGCCCGCCTGGCCTCGTTCCGCTACGCCGAGGAAGCCCAGGCCGCCGGCCCACGCCTCAACATCAAGGGCGCGCTGGAATCCCTGCGGGCGGTGGCCGCCGGGCTGCGGAAGGTGAGCGATGAGCGCTGA
- a CDS encoding OmpA family protein: MSADGIALDLMPLAGPPRPEPEAAPATEPQATDAEPRANANAADSDTIVRRRLRPLARFAQGEESPSFYLSLSDLMCLLLVFFVLIYSLSGHEKPTDQPGPAQQAAVEIAEPAEPAQIASAPAAPGLPNAQAAPDDLSRAALALASAGQSDPALADQPAPQPTPEPQPVDRGVTLDRALLTMVSASTATPADAVATEENSLDSLLDQLRAAAGEGMPGAAGQPAEGLQITSAEGRLVIRLPENITFDLGQALLKPVMAETLGRLAPVVLRNPQCQVIVTGHTDDLPISTAQFASNWELSAARAAAVARALTAHGVPAGRLHIRGMADQSPLLPNDSPENRQQNRRVEIELRAIG, from the coding sequence ATGAGCGCTGACGGCATCGCCCTCGACCTGATGCCCCTGGCCGGGCCGCCACGGCCCGAGCCCGAAGCCGCGCCCGCCACGGAACCCCAAGCCACGGACGCAGAGCCCCGGGCCAACGCCAACGCCGCCGACAGCGACACCATCGTCCGCCGTCGCCTGCGGCCTCTGGCCCGCTTCGCCCAAGGCGAGGAAAGCCCCAGCTTCTACCTGTCGCTTTCCGACCTGATGTGCCTGCTGCTGGTCTTTTTCGTACTGATCTACAGCCTCTCCGGCCACGAAAAACCGACGGACCAGCCCGGGCCGGCCCAACAGGCCGCCGTCGAGATCGCCGAACCCGCCGAGCCCGCCCAGATCGCGTCGGCCCCGGCCGCGCCAGGCCTGCCCAACGCCCAGGCCGCCCCCGACGACCTCAGCCGCGCCGCCCTGGCCCTGGCTAGCGCCGGCCAAAGCGACCCGGCCCTGGCCGATCAGCCCGCGCCCCAGCCCACCCCCGAACCACAACCCGTGGATCGAGGCGTCACCCTCGATCGCGCCCTGCTGACCATGGTCAGCGCCAGCACGGCCACCCCGGCCGACGCCGTGGCCACCGAGGAAAACAGCCTGGACTCGCTGCTGGATCAACTGCGCGCCGCCGCCGGCGAAGGCATGCCCGGCGCGGCCGGCCAACCCGCCGAAGGCCTGCAAATCACCTCCGCCGAAGGCCGCCTGGTCATCCGCCTGCCCGAAAACATCACCTTTGACCTGGGCCAGGCCCTGCTCAAGCCGGTCATGGCCGAAACCCTGGGCCGCTTGGCCCCGGTGGTCCTGCGTAACCCCCAATGCCAGGTCATCGTCACCGGACACACCGACGACCTGCCCATCAGCACGGCCCAGTTCGCCTCCAACTGGGAGCTGAGCGCCGCCCGCGCCGCCGCCGTGGCCAGGGCCCTCACCGCTCACGGCGTGCCCGCCGGACGCCTGCACATCCGGGGCATGGCCGACCAAAGCCCCCTGCTGCCCAACGATAGCCCCGAAAATCGCCAGCAAAACCGTCGCGTGGAGATTGAGCTGCGCGCTATCGGTTAG
- the rsmB gene encoding 16S rRNA (cytosine(967)-C(5))-methyltransferase RsmB translates to MNPRLTALDVLVQLESSPKHLDKLLSRAFQRHPAAQARDKAMATNLTHTVLRHRAWLDHLLTPLVSRPLAKLDAPVRAALRLGAAELVVLATPAHAAVGATVEAVKAGPAAKASGLVNGVLRALTRALPAAAQAEPPGDELDRLCLRHSHPRWLLEPLARRFGLEQAAAWAQANQSQPPLCLRVNALKASPAQVAESLAPVCEAVEAHALAPEALIVRGAAGPLWDLPGFREGLWQAQDAGAQALGRLLGVGPGMTVLDLCAGAGGKSGHLAALMANQGRIVAVDDSAGRLEALAENMARLGVTIVEPVLADGAAWDGGGRLFEAILVDAPCSGLGVIGRRPDIRWRRSPADSAAMARIQLALARNAARLLAPGGALVYCTCTVAEAENEGVARALLAARPELRPSWAGAEAAGEMIGADGFWRSFPRPMAADSFFAARLVKA, encoded by the coding sequence ATGAACCCTCGCCTGACCGCCCTGGATGTCTTGGTCCAACTGGAAAGCTCACCCAAGCACCTGGACAAGCTGCTGAGCCGCGCCTTTCAGCGCCACCCCGCCGCCCAGGCCCGCGACAAGGCCATGGCCACCAACCTGACGCACACGGTCTTGCGCCACCGGGCCTGGCTGGATCACCTGCTGACGCCCCTGGTCAGCCGGCCCCTGGCCAAACTGGACGCCCCTGTGCGGGCCGCCCTGCGCCTGGGCGCGGCCGAGCTGGTTGTCTTGGCCACGCCGGCCCACGCGGCGGTGGGCGCCACGGTCGAGGCGGTCAAGGCCGGCCCGGCGGCCAAGGCCAGCGGCCTGGTCAACGGCGTGTTGCGCGCCCTGACCCGCGCCTTGCCGGCGGCGGCCCAGGCCGAGCCGCCCGGCGATGAACTCGATCGCCTCTGCCTGAGGCATTCGCACCCCCGCTGGCTGCTGGAGCCGCTGGCCCGGCGCTTTGGCCTGGAGCAAGCCGCGGCCTGGGCCCAGGCCAACCAAAGCCAGCCGCCGCTGTGCCTGCGGGTCAACGCCCTCAAGGCCTCGCCGGCCCAGGTGGCCGAGTCGCTTGCGCCCGTGTGCGAAGCGGTCGAGGCCCATGCCCTGGCCCCCGAGGCGCTGATCGTGCGTGGCGCGGCCGGGCCGTTGTGGGATCTGCCCGGTTTCCGCGAGGGCCTGTGGCAGGCCCAGGACGCCGGGGCCCAGGCCCTGGGCCGGCTGCTGGGCGTCGGGCCTGGCATGACGGTGTTGGACCTGTGCGCCGGCGCGGGCGGCAAGAGCGGCCACCTGGCCGCGCTGATGGCCAACCAGGGCCGCATCGTGGCCGTGGACGACTCGGCCGGCCGGCTGGAGGCCCTGGCCGAAAACATGGCCCGGCTGGGCGTGACGATCGTCGAACCGGTGCTGGCCGACGGGGCCGCATGGGATGGCGGCGGCCGGCTTTTCGAGGCGATTTTGGTCGATGCGCCGTGCAGCGGCCTGGGCGTCATCGGCCGGCGGCCCGACATCCGCTGGCGCAGGAGCCCGGCCGACAGCGCGGCCATGGCCCGAATTCAACTGGCGCTGGCGCGCAACGCCGCCCGTTTGCTGGCCCCCGGCGGGGCGCTGGTCTATTGCACCTGCACGGTGGCCGAGGCCGAAAACGAAGGCGTGGCCCGGGCGCTGTTGGCCGCGCGGCCCGAGCTGCGGCCGAGCTGGGCCGGCGCGGAGGCGGCTGGCGAAATGATCGGCGCGGACGGTTTTTGGCGCAGCTTTCCCCGGCCGATGGCGGCGGATTCATTTTTCGCCGCCAGGCTGGTCAAGGCCTGA
- a CDS encoding two-component system sensor histidine kinase NtrB, with translation MEDRPQVIDECVAQLREVVQELEKFRQIVDTAQDAVVTVNQSQEVVFMNRAAEKMFGYAREELLGRDMAPLIPAQFRRSHHSYIERLARTGRQKTMGHPMQLQAERRDGGVLPIHLTFSVAEVDGQYLFTAIMRDLSEKQGLTEKIKRSETLAVVGQMVATVGHEIRQPLTSIGGFARQLTKETGISEPGKRKLQIIIDEVARLEHMLNELNDLSRPTEYRWQEASLADILGGVLASLAPDLAGAHIQLVIDDNLPPVLADPDRIGQVLRNIIINAIQASGPEPRLEIGLDQSSDGGARLRVRDHGAGLGVNAAGQVFKPFYTTKKGGTGLGLPVARRIVGDHDGKLTLAPAQGGGAVATLKLPPAHGRRPGQAGPDEA, from the coding sequence ATGGAAGATCGCCCCCAAGTCATCGATGAGTGCGTCGCGCAGTTGCGCGAGGTGGTGCAGGAGCTGGAAAAATTCCGGCAGATCGTCGACACGGCCCAGGACGCCGTGGTCACGGTCAACCAGAGCCAAGAGGTGGTCTTCATGAACCGGGCGGCCGAGAAGATGTTCGGCTACGCCCGCGAGGAGTTGCTGGGCCGCGACATGGCCCCGCTGATCCCGGCCCAATTCCGCCGCAGCCATCATTCCTACATCGAGCGCCTGGCCCGCACCGGGCGTCAGAAAACCATGGGCCACCCCATGCAGTTGCAGGCCGAGCGCCGCGACGGCGGCGTGTTGCCCATTCATCTGACCTTCAGCGTGGCCGAGGTCGACGGGCAATACCTGTTCACGGCGATCATGCGCGATCTCAGCGAAAAGCAGGGCCTCACCGAAAAGATCAAGCGTTCCGAAACGTTGGCCGTGGTCGGCCAGATGGTGGCCACCGTGGGCCACGAGATTCGCCAGCCTTTGACCTCCATCGGCGGTTTCGCCCGCCAGCTCACCAAGGAGACCGGCATCTCCGAGCCCGGCAAGCGCAAGCTCCAGATCATCATCGACGAGGTGGCCCGCCTGGAGCACATGCTAAACGAGCTAAACGACCTTTCGCGGCCCACCGAATACCGCTGGCAAGAGGCGAGCCTGGCCGACATTCTTGGCGGCGTCCTCGCCAGCCTGGCCCCGGACCTGGCCGGCGCGCATATCCAACTGGTCATCGACGACAACCTGCCTCCGGTCTTGGCCGATCCCGACCGCATCGGCCAGGTGCTGCGCAACATCATCATCAACGCCATCCAGGCCAGCGGGCCGGAGCCCAGGCTGGAGATCGGCCTCGATCAATCCTCCGACGGCGGGGCGCGCCTGCGCGTGCGCGACCACGGCGCGGGACTGGGAGTCAACGCCGCCGGCCAGGTCTTCAAGCCCTTTTACACCACCAAAAAGGGCGGCACCGGCCTGGGCCTGCCCGTGGCCCGGCGCATCGTCGGCGACCACGACGGCAAACTGACCCTGGCCCCGGCCCAGGGCGGCGGGGCCGTGGCCACGCTCAAGCTGCCGCCGGCCCACGGTCGTCGGCCCGGCCAGGCGGGGCCCGACGAGGCTTGA
- the def gene encoding peptide deformylase: protein MAILPICKYPDPVLAEKCAEIDRVDDELRRLAQDMIDTMYDAPGVGLAAPQVGRAIRMVVVDTAEDDKRGTPMVLINPRVVAKRGQLVWDEACLSVPDYRADVVRASEVVVEAGDLEGNDLRIEAEGLTAVCLQHEIDHLDGVLFLDHISSLKRAMYRKRRLKQLRRDGQ from the coding sequence ATGGCCATTTTGCCCATTTGCAAATACCCCGACCCGGTCCTGGCCGAAAAATGCGCCGAAATCGACCGCGTCGACGATGAGTTGCGTCGTCTGGCCCAAGACATGATCGACACCATGTACGACGCGCCGGGCGTGGGCCTGGCCGCGCCGCAGGTGGGGCGGGCCATCCGCATGGTGGTGGTCGACACCGCCGAGGACGACAAGCGCGGCACGCCCATGGTCTTGATCAACCCGCGCGTGGTGGCCAAGCGGGGCCAACTGGTCTGGGACGAGGCCTGCCTGTCGGTGCCCGACTACCGCGCCGACGTGGTTCGCGCCTCCGAGGTTGTCGTCGAGGCCGGCGACCTGGAGGGCAACGACCTGCGCATTGAGGCCGAAGGCCTCACCGCCGTGTGCCTGCAGCACGAGATCGACCACCTGGACGGCGTGCTGTTCCTCGATCATATCAGCAGCCTGAAGCGGGCGATGTACCGCAAGCGGCGGCTCAAGCAACTGCGGCGCGACGGCCAGTGA
- a CDS encoding glycosyltransferase family 2 protein, with product MTYSLVIPVYLNQSSIPRLLQALEEMHQRLDRELEVVFVVDGSPDQSYALLRDALPSLPYPAQLLGHSRNFGSFPAVRSGLLAARGRYFAVMAADLQEPPELILDFFRALKADECDVAIGTRNSRNDPPLSRLASSLFWGLYRRVIAPEMPEGGVDVFGCDRAFRDQLLQLEESRSSLIALIFWLGFRRKLVGYDRRERQEGKSSWTLRKRIDYMRDSIFAFSDLPIRLLMRLGVIGSALSLSLGAVIILAKLLGVIQVPGYAATMLAVLCLGALNLLGLGLVGTYAWRAYENSKQRPLAIVSMRMSNHPPREPEKG from the coding sequence ATAACCTATTCCCTTGTCATCCCGGTTTATCTGAACCAATCATCCATCCCGCGCCTGCTCCAGGCGCTGGAGGAGATGCACCAGCGTCTGGACCGGGAGCTGGAAGTTGTTTTCGTCGTCGATGGCAGCCCCGATCAGTCCTACGCGCTGCTGCGCGACGCCCTCCCTTCGCTGCCTTATCCCGCGCAGTTGCTGGGTCATTCACGCAACTTCGGCTCGTTTCCGGCCGTCCGCAGCGGCTTGCTGGCCGCCCGTGGCCGCTACTTCGCCGTCATGGCCGCCGACCTGCAAGAGCCGCCCGAGCTGATTTTGGACTTTTTCCGGGCGCTGAAGGCCGACGAGTGCGACGTGGCCATCGGCACGCGCAACTCGCGCAACGACCCGCCCTTGAGCAGGCTGGCCTCGAGCCTGTTTTGGGGCCTCTACCGCCGCGTTATCGCCCCGGAAATGCCCGAGGGCGGCGTGGACGTGTTCGGCTGCGACCGGGCCTTTCGTGATCAATTGCTGCAACTGGAGGAGTCGCGCTCGTCGCTGATCGCTTTGATCTTCTGGCTGGGCTTTCGCCGCAAGCTGGTCGGCTACGACCGCCGCGAGCGCCAGGAAGGCAAGTCGTCCTGGACGCTGCGCAAAAGAATAGACTACATGCGCGACAGCATTTTCGCCTTCAGCGATTTGCCCATCCGTCTGCTGATGCGCCTTGGCGTCATCGGTTCGGCGTTGTCGCTGTCCCTTGGCGCGGTGATCATCCTCGCCAAGCTCCTTGGCGTGATTCAGGTGCCTGGCTACGCCGCCACCATGCTGGCCGTGCTCTGCCTGGGCGCGCTGAATCTGCTGGGTTTGGGCCTGGTCGGCACCTACGCCTGGCGAGCTTACGAAAACAGCAAGCAGCGGCCGTTGGCCATCGTGTCCATGCGGATGAGCAACCATCCGCCACGCGAACCGGAGAAAGGCTGA
- a CDS encoding histidine phosphatase family protein: protein MPAFEQIVADHRGGEFRVVSHSGVNRILLTRMLGAPLERIFRIDQDFACLNVVDIFNDGTPLVRRINDLMEDPAWLKHRGAFRP, encoded by the coding sequence ATGCCGGCCTTCGAGCAGATCGTGGCCGATCACCGCGGCGGCGAGTTCCGCGTCGTCTCCCACTCGGGCGTCAACCGCATTTTGCTCACGCGCATGCTCGGCGCGCCGCTGGAGCGCATCTTCCGCATCGACCAGGACTTCGCCTGCCTCAACGTCGTCGACATCTTCAACGACGGCACTCCCCTGGTCCGCCGCATCAACGACCTCATGGAAGACCCGGCCTGGCTGAAGCACCGAGGCGCGTTCAGGCCTTGA
- a CDS encoding alpha/beta hydrolase produces MSELKVTIAVDEAVSLEAAYSPLEGARGAAVVLHPHPNYGGSMDNNVVWALTRGALAAGWSALRFNFRGVGRSTGRHGGGAAEAEDVLAVAGWLAQRQKGPLALMGYSFGSLIGSLAATRLTGLACGLWASPPLVLGELAPWPVQAGPLLIMVGSADEFTDVGRLEAYCRQTGARCRLEVSKGGDHFWWGGESVLTQASRGLLLSASGPAV; encoded by the coding sequence GTGAGTGAGTTGAAAGTGACCATCGCCGTCGATGAAGCCGTCAGCCTGGAGGCGGCCTACAGCCCGTTGGAGGGGGCCAGGGGCGCGGCGGTGGTGTTGCACCCGCACCCAAATTATGGCGGGAGCATGGATAACAACGTGGTATGGGCGTTGACGCGGGGGGCGCTGGCCGCCGGCTGGAGCGCGTTGCGGTTCAATTTTCGCGGCGTGGGCCGTTCCACGGGCCGCCACGGCGGCGGCGCGGCCGAAGCCGAGGATGTCTTGGCCGTGGCCGGTTGGCTGGCTCAGCGGCAAAAGGGCCCTCTGGCGCTGATGGGCTACAGTTTCGGCAGTCTGATCGGTTCACTGGCCGCGACGCGCCTGACCGGGTTGGCCTGTGGGCTATGGGCTTCTCCGCCCTTGGTTTTGGGGGAGTTGGCGCCATGGCCGGTCCAGGCCGGGCCGCTTTTGATCATGGTGGGTTCGGCCGACGAGTTCACCGACGTGGGCCGCTTGGAGGCTTATTGCCGCCAAACGGGTGCACGCTGCCGCCTGGAGGTGAGCAAGGGCGGCGATCATTTCTGGTGGGGTGGTGAGAGTGTACTGACCCAGGCTTCGCGGGGGCTTTTGCTGTCGGCCTCCGGGCCGGCGGTGTAG
- the asnS gene encoding asparagine--tRNA ligase: MDRTRVRRALAATEALGLVLIRGWARTRRESKGLVFLEINDGSCLGNLQVLVAEDSAAWGGLGEVSTGAALEVVGRHQASPAKGQAWELHAEGLRVLGVADPESYPLQKKRHGDEFLRTIAHLRPRTNKYGAMFRIRARAALAVHEFFGQRGFCWVHTPIITGSDCEGAGEMFRVTTLPPGEVDLAADFFGRQAGLTVSGQLEAEPFALALGDVYTFGPTFRAENSNTPRHAAEFWMIEPEMAFADLADDMALAEDFTKDLTRRVLADCGEDLALFERFVQPGLLAGLAAMVEGPFERVSYGQAIDILAKAGRQWEYAPQWGADLQTEHERFLCEEYFRRPVIVFDYPKQIKPFYMRQNDDGRTVAAMDLLVPRVGELIGGSQREERLGVLEARMGELGLSAEDYWWYLDTRRFGSAPHAGFGMGFERFLLMITGAGNIRDVIAYPRTPRHLGF; the protein is encoded by the coding sequence ATGGACAGGACGCGGGTAAGGCGGGCGTTGGCGGCGACGGAGGCGCTGGGTTTGGTGTTGATCCGGGGTTGGGCGCGCACCAGGCGCGAATCCAAGGGCCTGGTTTTTCTGGAGATTAACGACGGCTCGTGCCTGGGCAACTTGCAGGTGCTGGTGGCGGAGGATTCGGCGGCGTGGGGGGGCTTGGGCGAGGTGAGCACGGGCGCGGCCCTGGAGGTTGTGGGCCGTCACCAGGCCTCGCCGGCCAAGGGCCAGGCTTGGGAGCTGCATGCCGAGGGCCTGCGGGTGCTGGGCGTGGCCGACCCGGAGAGCTATCCCTTGCAGAAGAAGCGGCATGGCGACGAGTTTTTGCGCACGATCGCCCATTTGCGTCCGCGCACCAACAAATATGGGGCGATGTTTCGTATTCGTGCACGGGCGGCGCTGGCGGTGCACGAGTTTTTTGGCCAGCGCGGGTTTTGTTGGGTGCACACGCCGATCATCACCGGCAGCGACTGCGAGGGCGCCGGCGAGATGTTCCGCGTGACGACCTTGCCGCCGGGCGAGGTTGATTTGGCGGCGGATTTTTTTGGTCGGCAGGCTGGGTTGACGGTTTCGGGGCAGTTGGAGGCCGAGCCTTTCGCCCTGGCTTTGGGCGACGTGTACACCTTTGGGCCGACTTTCCGGGCGGAAAACTCCAACACGCCGCGTCACGCGGCCGAGTTCTGGATGATCGAGCCGGAGATGGCCTTTGCCGATCTGGCCGACGACATGGCCTTGGCCGAGGATTTCACCAAGGATTTGACGCGCCGTGTTTTGGCCGATTGCGGCGAGGATCTGGCCTTGTTCGAGCGCTTTGTGCAACCGGGCCTGCTGGCCGGTCTGGCGGCCATGGTCGAGGGGCCTTTCGAGCGGGTGAGCTATGGCCAGGCCATTGATATTCTGGCAAAAGCTGGCCGGCAATGGGAGTACGCGCCGCAGTGGGGCGCGGATTTGCAGACCGAGCACGAACGCTTTTTGTGCGAGGAATATTTCCGGCGGCCGGTGATCGTTTTCGATTATCCCAAGCAAATCAAGCCCTTTTACATGCGGCAAAACGATGACGGCCGCACGGTGGCGGCCATGGACCTGCTGGTTCCCCGGGTGGGCGAGCTGATCGGCGGCAGCCAGCGCGAGGAGCGCCTAGGCGTGCTGGAGGCGCGCATGGGTGAGTTGGGCCTGAGCGCCGAGGATTATTGGTGGTATCTGGACACGCGGCGTTTCGGCTCGGCGCCCCACGCCGGTTTCGGCATGGGTTTCGAGCGCTTTTTGCTGATGATCACCGGCGCGGGCAACATCCGCGATGTCATCGCCTACCCGCGCACGCCGCGGCATTTGGGTTTTTGA